CAAGGTTGCGCCATCGAAGCCCATGCTGGTTCTGGACACTCCACCTAACAGCTCCAGCAGCAGTGGCAGTGATTCAGGTATGTTACGCAGTGTTATGTCATTTAGATCTCCCCAAATCCTGATGTAATGCATGCTTGCGTTTGTAAGTGACCTTTACTTGTCACCACTGAGATGGAGTGTGCCGGTCACGGGACTTTATCTTTGTACCCTTGATGCAAGTGGTAGTTGCATAAGATCTCTCTACCTCCCCCTGTTCGACCCTAGTCTGTTCTGTAGGAAAGGCTGCAATGTTCAAATATCAGCTGATGAGGAAAGTGGGCGGGGACTGGAATGCAGAGATTTCACCCCCTTACCCCACCCATTGTGGAAAGCCACTTGCCAAATTAGATTGTATTCACTCTGCTGTGTAATGTTGGGATGTTATTTGCAATGTAAtaattgtctttttctttttttttaattcacttgcagaagatgaagaagaagaggatgaggaggaggaagaagaagaagaggaagaggaagaagaagaggaggaagaagaggaagaaattGATGTAGTGACTGTGGAAAAGCGACAGAAAAGGCACGAGACGGATGCTTCAGAGTCGAGGTACCCCAGTCCCCTAGTTTTGAAGCGCTGTCACGTCTCCACCCACCAGCACAACTACGCCGCCCATCCGTCAACGCGGCATGACCAGCCAGCTGTCAAAAGGCTACGACTTGAGGCTAGCAACAACAACAGcatcaacagcagcagcagcagcagcagcaacaggcATGTGAAGCAGCGCAAGTGTGCGAGTCCTCGGACATCGGATTCTGAGGACAATGACAAACGCAAGACTCACAATGTGCTGGAGCGCCAGCGCAGAAACGAACTCAAACTAAGCTTTTTCGCACTACGGGATGAGATCCCTGAGGTTGCGAATAACGAGAAAGCGGCTAAAGTGGTTATCTTAAAGAAGGCAACAGAGTGCATCCACAGCATGCAGTTGGATGAGCAGAGGCTGCTGTCCATCAAAGAACAGCTGAGGCGAAAGAGCGAACAGTTAAAACACAGGCTTCAGCAGCTGCGGAGTTCACATTAATGAATCTGTGTCACAAGCGAAAAGACTTTCCAAGAACTCCCACCCCCCTGCTTTTTTATGCAAGACTGTTGCTGTGTATAGTTTTAACGTTGCatgtcaaatgcatttttttttccttttgaatatTGTCAACTTTTTTCATGTTTGAAACTGCCAGTTTGGTTGCAAACTGCAAGGTTGTtcaaataatttgtatttaaggcatttatttttattaataaaataagaaaaatataggGATGCACAACCCTAGAGTAAAATCGTTTTGTAAGTTTTTGTatataatgaattaatatttcctaagaaaaatatttttgaatctGTATTAGATATGTGTTCTCATAAACCATATTCGTTTTCACTATATGGTTTTTCAATGTTTTCACTCAATCATAAAGGAATTCTTTCTGAACTTCACTCTCTTGGTCTCATTATACACACAGATTAGACACAAATGTTTGTGTAGTgttcattcagaaaaaaatagcAAAGTAATATATCATACTGCATTTGATTTACAATGACAAGATGTTAACAAATTCAGGGGTTTTCCTTATTATTAAGATCACTTATTCGTATCTGTCTAAAATGTAATGTGGGATTCCTGCATGAAATACACAGACAATACTTAGAACCATgaataaaagaatataaatacTTGCATGCCTGCATCAAGATGAACTTGACCCCTTAACATTTGGCATTCAGAAGCCAAAAATGTAAGTTAATGCAAAGTTATTTTGTGGACCGTTTTGACAGCAGGAGAAGTCCCTTTCAGGTGATTTACCGAAGCTGAGTCATTAAGATCTCTAAATCTTGTCTCGAAGCAAGGCTCACAGAGCATCTGCTATGGATGTGGCAAATCTCTGTTAATGCAGCTGAGCTTCAAACCACTCAGAAATCAGTGCAGCAGCTTTGCAGACATAATTGTATGATTAGGACAGTGAGAATTATAGCTTTATTTCTTCAAACAGATATTTTAAAAGTACATGTTGTAGTTCAGCATGAGCAAGCTTTTCagatctattatttatttaatatttaaattaataagcagtACAAGCGTTAAATGTTTGTTACATGTACGCAAGAGATTTCAGTTCGTGAATGACAAATTTAGC
This window of the Danio aesculapii chromosome 24, fDanAes4.1, whole genome shotgun sequence genome carries:
- the myca gene encoding transcriptional regulator Myc-A — encoded protein: MPVSASLAYKNYDYDYDSIQPYFYFDNDDEDFYHHQQGQTQPSAPSEDIWKKFELLPTPPLSPSRRQSLSTAEQLEMVSEFLGDDVVSQSFICDDADYSQSFIKSIIIQDCMWSGFSAAAKLEKVVSERLASLHAERKELMSDSSSNRLNASYLQDLSTSASECIDPSVVFPYPLTECGKASKVAPSKPMLVLDTPPNSSSSSGSDSEDEEEEDEEEEEEEEEEEEEEEEEEEEIDVVTVEKRQKRHETDASESRYPSPLVLKRCHVSTHQHNYAAHPSTRHDQPAVKRLRLEASNNNSINSSSSSSSNRHVKQRKCASPRTSDSEDNDKRKTHNVLERQRRNELKLSFFALRDEIPEVANNEKAAKVVILKKATECIHSMQLDEQRLLSIKEQLRRKSEQLKHRLQQLRSSH